In the genome of Halapricum salinum, one region contains:
- the mvk gene encoding mevalonate kinase encodes MVTSSAPGKVYLFGEHAVVYGEPAVPCAIERRARVTAEQRDDDKLRVNATDLTLDGFTVEYDGSVADTPDIDVAEPLLEEGMGYVNQAIEQARDAAGAQDVGFDVTVQSAIPLGAGLGSSAAVVNAAIDAATRELGVELDPREIADRAYRVEYEVQDGQASRADTFCSAMGGAVRVEGDDCRQIPDVPNLPFVVGYDGGSGDTGKLVAGVRDLREEYGFAADTVEAIGDIVREGEAALEADDLDELGELMNFNHGLLSALGVSSRSLDAMVWAAREGDALGAKLTGAGGGGCIVALDPTEGTETALRYTPGCEATFRAELDTDGVRVES; translated from the coding sequence ATGGTCACATCGAGCGCCCCCGGAAAGGTGTATCTCTTCGGGGAACACGCGGTCGTCTACGGCGAGCCCGCGGTCCCGTGTGCGATCGAGCGCCGGGCGCGTGTCACCGCCGAACAGCGCGACGACGACAAGCTCCGGGTCAACGCGACGGATCTCACACTGGACGGATTCACTGTCGAGTACGACGGCAGCGTCGCCGACACGCCAGATATCGACGTCGCAGAACCCCTGCTCGAAGAGGGGATGGGCTACGTCAATCAGGCGATCGAGCAAGCCCGCGACGCAGCCGGCGCGCAGGACGTCGGCTTCGACGTCACCGTCCAGAGTGCGATTCCACTCGGGGCCGGGCTGGGTTCGTCTGCAGCCGTCGTCAACGCCGCGATCGACGCCGCGACGCGCGAACTGGGCGTCGAACTCGACCCCCGCGAGATCGCCGATCGCGCCTACCGGGTCGAGTACGAGGTCCAGGACGGCCAGGCCTCACGGGCGGACACGTTCTGCTCGGCGATGGGCGGCGCTGTCAGGGTCGAAGGCGACGACTGCCGGCAGATCCCCGACGTCCCGAATCTGCCGTTCGTCGTCGGCTACGACGGTGGCTCGGGCGATACGGGCAAGCTCGTCGCAGGTGTCCGAGACCTCAGAGAGGAATACGGCTTCGCCGCCGACACCGTCGAGGCGATCGGCGATATCGTCCGCGAGGGCGAGGCGGCCCTCGAAGCCGACGACCTCGACGAGCTGGGCGAGCTGATGAACTTCAATCACGGCCTGCTCTCGGCGCTGGGCGTCTCCTCGCGGTCGCTGGACGCGATGGTCTGGGCCGCCCGGGAAGGCGACGCTCTCGGCGCGAAACTCACTGGTGCGGGCGGCGGTGGCTGTATCGTCGCGCTCGACCCCACGGAGGGCACCGAGACGGCGCTGCGGTACACGCCGGGCTGTGAAGCGACCTTCCGGGCCGAACTGGACACCGACGGCGTCCGGGTGGAGTCGTGA
- a CDS encoding isopentenyl phosphate kinase, whose amino-acid sequence MTTVLKLGGSVVTDKSEPETVDREALDDAAAAIAAADTTGGSDAVGTADSDGLVVVHGGGSFGHHHAAAHGVTDTEGTHDVEGVLAIHDAMRELNDAVVGALQDRDVPALPVHPLSTAHRDSAGETTLPSEQVETMLAEEFVPVLHGDVIAQSNEGATVLSGDEIVTLLARQLAADRVGLCSTVPGVLDADEVIDRIERFEAVADALGASDATDVTGGMAAKVRELLDLDTPASIFGPADLAAFLAGEQPGTLVQRRR is encoded by the coding sequence GTGACGACAGTCCTCAAACTCGGCGGGAGCGTCGTCACCGACAAGTCCGAACCGGAAACCGTCGACCGCGAGGCCCTCGACGACGCTGCAGCGGCAATCGCGGCCGCTGACACGACCGGCGGTTCCGACGCAGTTGGCACGGCCGACAGCGACGGACTGGTCGTCGTCCACGGCGGCGGCAGTTTCGGCCACCACCACGCCGCGGCCCACGGCGTCACCGACACCGAGGGAACCCACGACGTCGAGGGGGTTCTGGCGATTCACGACGCGATGCGGGAGCTGAACGACGCTGTCGTCGGAGCCTTACAGGACCGAGACGTTCCGGCACTGCCGGTCCATCCACTCTCGACAGCCCACCGCGATTCCGCGGGGGAGACGACACTCCCCAGCGAACAGGTCGAGACGATGCTCGCGGAGGAGTTCGTCCCCGTGCTCCACGGTGACGTGATCGCACAGTCGAACGAGGGGGCGACCGTCCTCAGCGGCGACGAGATCGTGACGCTGCTCGCGAGGCAACTCGCAGCCGACCGCGTGGGACTCTGTTCGACTGTCCCGGGCGTGCTCGACGCCGACGAGGTGATCGATCGGATCGAGCGCTTCGAGGCGGTCGCGGACGCGCTCGGAGCCAGTGACGCGACCGACGTCACCGGCGGGATGGCCGCGAAGGTGCGGGAGTTGCTCGACCTCGACACGCCGGCGTCGATCTTCGGGCCGGCGGATCTGGCGGCGTTTCTCGCGGGCGAGCAGCCGGGGACGCTCGTCCAGCGGCGTCGGTAG